The segment AGCCGAAGAGCACCGAGAGCCGGCCCCGTTTGTCGCCCAGAATGCCCCAGAGAATGCCGCCGAGCAGCATGCCGCCCATCTGCATGTTAATCAGGAACAGGCCCTGATCCGTCACGGCCGCCGCGGCGGTGATACCCAAGTCGTTCAAGCTTTTAACCCGCACGATGCTGAACAGAATCAGGTCGTAGATGTCGACGAAGTAGCCCAGGGAAGCCACGATGACGATGGCGCTGAAGAGGGAGGCGGTTTTGGGGGCGGAATCTGGGCGGGGGGAAGTAATGGCCATGTGGGAAAGGAGCGGAAGGAGCGGGATTAGGAACGCAGATTACGAAGATTTACGCGCTCCGCAACTGGTGATACTGGCGGCAGCAGTCTTTGATTATGGCCTCGGCTACGTCATAATCCATCCAGCTGGCATCGTACTTACCCGGAACCGAGCCAGAAACCAAGAAGCCGTAAGCTTCACCACCCTCAAAAGACTGCATATCTACGGCGTCCATAAGGCTAGTTTCCGCAATGGAAAAAGCCCACTCCTTCCACCGGGCTCGGAAGTAAAACGGATAGGCGTTTACCGTGCCTTCGGCCTGGACGGGGCAGTAACCCTCAAGCGCGCCCACCAGCTTTAATTGTTCGTCGTCAATCTTGCGGAAGTGCTCTTGCGGTATCACAAAGATTTCTCTGATGTAGCGGTGGCCAGGGTTTCGGCGTCGCAGCAGCCGTGGTGGCCGGCTACGGCGGTATCCTGCTCGATCTGGATGGTGCAGTGGCCGATGTTGAACTCGTGGACCAGGTCGTGCTGAAGGTTTTTGAGGAAGTGGTTGGCATCGGAGCTGCCGGAGGGGCGCACCACGTGGGCCGTTAGGGCGGTGTCCTGGGTACTCAGGGGCCACACGTGCAGGTCGTGGACCTCTACCACGCCGGGCTGGGCCAGCAGGAAGGTGCGCACTTGGTCCAGGTCGATGCCGGCGGGGACGGCCTGCAGGCTGAGCTGTACCGTTTCGCGCAGCAGGCCCCAGGAGCTATAGGCTACCAGGGCCAGGATGCCGAAGCTGATGGCTGGGTCGAGCCAGAGCCAGCCCGTGTAGTACACCAGTCCGCCGCCGATAACGACGCCCACTGATACCAGCGCGTCGGTGAGCATGTGCAGGTAAGCCCCGCGCACGTTCACGTCGCCCTTCTGCCCGCTGCTGAACAGCCAGGCCGTGAAGCCGTTGACGAGGATGCCCAGGCCGGCCAGCAGCATCACCATTTTGCCATTCACCGGCTCGGGGTGGCGCAGGTGCTCAATGGTTTCCCACAAAATGGCACCCAGTGCCGCGTACAGCAGGGCGGCATTAACCAGCGCGGCCTGAATAGTGACGCCCTTGTAGCCGTAAGTGTAGCGGGCCGAGGACCGGCGCTTGGCCAGCAGGGCCGCGCCCCAGGCTAGGGCCAGGCTTAGCACGTCGCTCAGGTTGTGGCCCGCGTCGGAAAGCAGGGCCGAGGAATTGGCCCACAGCCCGCCGGCGGCTTCGGCGGCCACAAAGAGCAGGTTCAGAGCAATGCCCCAACCAAAGGCCCGGCTGAAGTTGCCGTCGGCGGGCGGGCCGTGGTGATGACCGGCGTGGTCGTGAGCGTGCGAGGAAGCCATAGCGAGCAACGGAATAAAAAAAGCAGTTGACAGCAAGATACCCACTTGCTGTCAACTGCAGTTGTACGGAGAAGAAGTCTGGCAAGTCGGGCCAGTAGGTTATTGCGGGTGCTTCGAAACCCACCCAGGTAGCTTTGCAGTGGACTGCTGGGCCGCAGCCGAGCAGCCAGCACCACGGGCCGCCGGGCTTAGTTGAAAGCCAGCGGCACGACCAGCTTCAGGCTCACGTTGCGGCCCATGTTGTAGACGCCGGTGCGGCCGTTGCTGACGTTGTAGGCGGCGTACTTGAGGCGGCTCAGGTGGC is part of the Hymenobacter chitinivorans DSM 11115 genome and harbors:
- a CDS encoding cation diffusion facilitator family transporter, with product MASSHAHDHAGHHHGPPADGNFSRAFGWGIALNLLFVAAEAAGGLWANSSALLSDAGHNLSDVLSLALAWGAALLAKRRSSARYTYGYKGVTIQAALVNAALLYAALGAILWETIEHLRHPEPVNGKMVMLLAGLGILVNGFTAWLFSSGQKGDVNVRGAYLHMLTDALVSVGVVIGGGLVYYTGWLWLDPAISFGILALVAYSSWGLLRETVQLSLQAVPAGIDLDQVRTFLLAQPGVVEVHDLHVWPLSTQDTALTAHVVRPSGSSDANHFLKNLQHDLVHEFNIGHCTIQIEQDTAVAGHHGCCDAETLATATSEKSL